In candidate division KSB1 bacterium, a single genomic region encodes these proteins:
- the tsaA gene encoding tRNA (N6-threonylcarbamoyladenosine(37)-N6)-methyltransferase TrmO: protein MSDPILFEPIGIIHSPHTEPAQVPIQPVFCGNIRASVHLDPHYADGLLHLDGFSHIYLFYWFHRSAKTALQLTPYLMDKLVGIFATRAPHRPNKLGMSLVQLLQIEDNVLHIQGVDILDGTPLLDIKPYIKRFDQREQVRSGWQEGVDDDEAASRGNRDYKSD from the coding sequence ATGTCCGATCCAATTCTGTTTGAACCCATCGGTATCATCCATTCACCGCATACCGAGCCGGCCCAGGTTCCCATCCAGCCGGTATTTTGCGGGAATATCAGAGCAAGTGTGCATCTTGATCCGCACTATGCAGACGGACTCTTGCATCTGGACGGATTTTCGCATATCTATCTGTTTTACTGGTTTCATCGTTCGGCAAAGACAGCATTGCAGCTCACACCCTATCTGATGGATAAACTTGTGGGTATATTTGCCACGCGGGCGCCGCATCGCCCCAATAAATTGGGAATGAGCCTGGTGCAGCTGCTGCAAATTGAGGATAATGTGCTGCATATACAGGGCGTGGATATCCTTGACGGCACGCCGCTGCTGGATATCAAGCCGTATATCAAACGCTTTGATCAGCGGGAGCAGGTACGCTCGGGATGGCAGGAAGGCGTGGATGACGACGAAGCGGCGTCGCGCGGAAACCGGGATTACAAGTCTGACTGA
- a CDS encoding S8 family serine peptidase has product MRTRRYFWVLFLFLVPVCVWGQKQKIEKLEDMPVFNYEIPAKPSDFIQQKSGFDAFVDQVEADLKGVLQDYEINDKTTLKDIYGALITVALLEQDAERVLKWVEKRRELEEKPASKLMSGLNARILAQTWQEKNSYEPDQIRDAFRAKFKAVVDSLPWDVVQDQVESTKGAFEMMSPNVYIGVVQSQMDPAFEKTNSISGEAAKSLLNIRSALTLMYHLRSEIIETYDAYIQNNKVEKQNIWPDRNVVFDGTEGYSPVLIGIWDSGVDADVFGDQMWVNADEQPDGADHDGNGYVDDIHGIAFDLEEYYSPDLLYPLPPEQAERTSDMIAQTKGLQDLQAAVNSEEAQVLRKRLGSMPSEQVKPFLEDLMMFALYMHGTHVSGIAADGNPYARILGARITFDYRSIPAPPSVEQATRACENYMNTVRYFQEHGVRTVNMSWGWTFSEIEGMLEANGIGKDAEERREKTREIFTIYKDGLYNAIKSAPEILFVTAAGNSDNDVEFDQVIPSSFDLPNLLVAGAVDQAGEETSFTSFGERVTLHANGFEVDSYLPGGTRMKASGTSMASPNVVNLVGKLLAVNPDLTPAEVIDVIKAGVETSEDSRLFLINPKQSLNALVSD; this is encoded by the coding sequence ATGAGAACAAGACGCTATTTTTGGGTTCTTTTCCTGTTTCTGGTTCCCGTATGCGTATGGGGCCAAAAACAAAAGATCGAGAAACTGGAGGATATGCCGGTTTTTAATTACGAGATTCCGGCCAAACCGTCAGACTTTATTCAGCAGAAAAGCGGTTTTGACGCGTTTGTCGATCAAGTGGAAGCGGATCTCAAAGGGGTTCTGCAGGATTACGAGATTAATGATAAAACAACATTAAAGGATATTTACGGGGCTCTGATCACCGTCGCGCTGCTGGAACAGGATGCGGAACGGGTGCTCAAATGGGTGGAAAAACGGCGGGAACTGGAGGAAAAGCCGGCGTCCAAATTGATGAGCGGTCTGAATGCCCGCATTCTCGCCCAAACCTGGCAGGAAAAAAACAGCTATGAACCGGACCAAATCCGCGACGCGTTTCGTGCCAAATTCAAGGCCGTCGTGGATTCTCTGCCCTGGGATGTGGTGCAGGACCAGGTGGAATCGACCAAGGGCGCGTTTGAAATGATGAGCCCGAATGTTTACATTGGTGTTGTTCAATCTCAAATGGACCCGGCCTTTGAAAAAACAAACTCTATCAGCGGGGAGGCGGCCAAGAGTCTGCTGAATATTCGCAGCGCCCTGACCCTGATGTATCATTTGCGTTCAGAGATCATCGAGACCTATGATGCCTATATCCAGAACAATAAAGTGGAAAAACAGAATATCTGGCCGGACCGCAATGTCGTTTTTGACGGCACTGAAGGATACAGCCCGGTTCTGATCGGTATCTGGGATTCCGGTGTGGATGCCGATGTATTCGGCGATCAGATGTGGGTTAATGCAGACGAACAGCCGGACGGCGCGGATCATGACGGCAACGGTTATGTCGATGATATTCACGGTATTGCGTTTGATCTTGAGGAATACTATTCTCCCGATCTGCTGTATCCGCTGCCGCCCGAACAGGCGGAGCGAACCTCTGATATGATCGCGCAGACAAAGGGTCTGCAAGATCTCCAGGCCGCGGTGAACAGCGAAGAAGCTCAGGTGCTGCGCAAACGCCTGGGCTCAATGCCTTCGGAACAAGTGAAACCGTTTTTGGAGGATTTGATGATGTTTGCCCTGTACATGCACGGCACGCATGTATCGGGCATTGCCGCGGACGGTAATCCGTATGCACGTATCCTCGGCGCGCGCATTACCTTTGATTATCGTTCCATACCGGCTCCGCCTTCGGTGGAACAGGCAACGCGCGCGTGTGAAAACTATATGAACACCGTCCGTTATTTCCAGGAGCACGGGGTGCGCACCGTGAACATGAGCTGGGGCTGGACGTTCTCGGAAATCGAAGGCATGCTGGAGGCCAACGGCATCGGCAAAGACGCGGAAGAGCGGCGCGAAAAAACCCGTGAGATTTTCACGATTTACAAAGACGGATTGTACAACGCCATCAAGAGCGCGCCGGAGATTCTGTTTGTCACCGCGGCCGGCAATTCGGATAATGACGTCGAATTTGATCAGGTCATCCCGTCTTCGTTTGATCTGCCGAATCTGCTGGTGGCCGGCGCTGTGGATCAGGCCGGTGAAGAGACCTCGTTTACCAGTTTCGGCGAGCGGGTCACATTGCATGCCAACGGGTTCGAGGTTGACAGCTATCTGCCGGGCGGTACGCGCATGAAAGCCTCCGGTACGTCTATGGCATCCCCGAATGTGGTCAATCTGGTCGGAAAACTACTGGCTGTCAATCCCGATTTGACCCCGGCTGAGGTGATTGATGTCATTAAAGCGGGCGTCGAGACCAGCGAGGACAGCCGTCTGTTCCTCATTAATCCGAAACAATCGCTGAATGCGCTTGTATCCGATTAA